The region AAAAACAGTTTAGGTTAATTAAAACTCAATCACAGAAAAGCCTTAGTCTGGAATAAAAATAAGGTTGTAGACAGTTACACTTTACAGAATCTCAGAAGCTGTTACATAACATTGGAATGATCCTAACCAGGAGAAGCCGGAAGGAAAAACActcaaagaaatttaattaagcaaaaaaaGCAACCACTTCCTTTgatttgtcttttcccttttttttacATCAAGGACAGATCAATAAACATGtattgttttaaaactttatGTCAGTTGTTTAGGGTGTTATGACAAATGAAGTGGGAAATTTAAAGGGTTTCCAACGATGACCTCAACTTAAATGTTTCTTCATAGAAAAAATATGCAAGAGAACAGAAGCAAGACATTGAAGTATGTAAGTGACTTCATAGATAATTAAACAGGAGTCACCCTATCTGTTTCCTGTTTGGCCAAAAAATAgtaacttgaaaacaaaatcaagacTCTCCAAGGAGCAGGAAGCTCGCTTTGTAAAGGAATGCATTTGAATAAACACACAAGATGCAAAACATCAACAGATTACAGCTTACAAGATTAAAATGTTGAAGCTGTTTATTATGTCTGAAACTGTGATGTGTTCCAGGTTGAGCTTAAATGAACTATTTTGCAGTAAGATACAGTGTTTTAAACATTGTGGCACAAGAGTACATTTTGAACCATTAAAAATGATACATTGCAAAATGCGTATTATGCAAATTCTGACAGAGGTTAAGAGAGCCACTGTAACAAGACTGGAGGGATCAACACTTCAAACTTTAAGCCTTTCAACAAGGGCCTTTCTTTAGGCTGAGAACTGTTGGTTTAAGGGCCATATATCTTAAAAAGACTTCCTGTTCATGTCTGTATAAGCACTTCATTTGAATGTGGGAGTCCACTAAATATTAAAACTCAAGGCAAGGTTCCAAAAGAAACTATTGTTTGCAACCGCAAACTCAACAATGATACAATCGtgacacttttctttccaaCCACCAAAAATACTCAATGGGTCACTTCCAAGTTCAGAGTTCCCTTCGGGTTCCTTTTGATTTTCAGAGAGTGTCCTGGTtttgataatgataaaatttCTTAAATGAACTGATCATAACACTGTCATTATAAAACCACCAtaatatttgaattttgtgTCATCCACACGAAATAAAGGAcaaaacagtaacaaaaacaacattttactAAAATTCAAACAATCTTAGAATTGAGCTGAGCAAATTGTTATCCACcatgcattgcaaaaaaaagaaagaaaacaaaacaaaacaaaagaaatcattgcACCAAAATTTAAGATATAAAACAACATGGCTTGTGCTCTTTTAAGCACTtcaaattccatgactttttcCGTGACCTTCTCTAGCTTTTCATGACCTTACATTTAGCTGTCACTTCAGAGAATTTTCAAAACTATCCCTATTTTTAGGATAGTACTTAgatcaaatttgaataaattaacCTCTTATGTCTGCCAAACTTCAGATTGTTTGTTAATTAGAAACTCGCCTTTAGTTCATTTTATCATTGCTTGACACTACCATGATTAATTTTCCACTAATTTTGTAATTACAAGTTTCCATGACTTTCCTGgtctggaaaataaaattcttcaATTCCATGGCTTTCCAGGTTTTCCATGACCCATATGAACTGAACAACATGTCTTTATCATATATTTCTTTCTAACAATCATTTGCTAATTTGATGCATTATTTTCAGTTACTTTTGAGTTATGGGTGATAATTCATCTCTACAATGTGAATATAATGGCTCTGATTTAATCcataaatttgaaatagtgAAAGTGTTTGAAATTCTAGAAAAAAAGCAACCTGCCATTAACTTTTCTCATTGCTGTGGATAGAAAACTACTGCCCTGGCTATAATGACACTTTGCATTGAGGATAAGAAAAACAGGCCAGTACTTTACACTATTTGTTCATATTTCCAGCTGTGCTAAAACTGCTAGACCAAACATACAATTTTTGGTTTGTTGCCATTATTGTTGCTAACATTCTATGTAGTTAACACACTTATTTTTGCATAATCGTATTTTATTGGTAGTTTTGCCAGGAGCCATAGAGATGTCTTggcaattaaaacaaaaaaattggccTAAGAATCTCAACAGGTGACACGTACGTTAAATACAAagggaatattttgaaaatctccTCCCTTGTATTATAATCAACGCCTGGTTCATGATGAATTTCGTTACAAAATAAACATGACCTAATTTGCTAAAATGGGATAAGAATTTGCAGAATAGTGTAAAATGATCAGAATGGAGTTGGATGTCtagtaataattaattaaaattaatgcaaaaaacTAAACATTTGGTCAAGGAATAGCAAAGAGAATATCCAAAACCACTGACAACTATGGAGATTACTTTTAAACAAAGTTAATTTCCTAGCATGAGAAGGTATTTGTGGCAATTAACTCATTGTGTTAAGCGAGTGGGGAAATTAATTTCGCCCCGGGGACATTTAAGTAGTTTGGCCTGGTCAACAgcggacaaaaaaaattgcacaagtTGTCTAGGGGAACAGGGAATGGATTTTGTTCAAACCGTCAAAAAATTTGGAATATACAAGTTCTGCTGAAAGGTGCTGAAGCTCACAACTTCAAAGAAGAAGGATTGTTCGAGAACGAGAAAAGCCCACCCGAACGAGGacaaacttgtttttttcccctcCTCCTCTAGGCACATGGTTTGAATTAAATAGCGTGAAATTCTTAAACAAGAAAGACGCATTCAAAACAAGCCAATCTCGGCAGTGTTTGGTTTTCATCCCATAGCAATATCGACTTCGGTAAGAGATAACACCTTAAGATCAGTGAAATATTCAAATCCTGGGAATAAATGGTTGCTTTTGGTATATCGGCCATGCATGGGAGCTTATGTCCCGAGGGATGAAAAGCTACACTTTGATTAATCGAAATCTTTGATTATCTTTCAATGTTCGAAATTTCATTTACACCTCATTGGTGAATTTCAGCGTGAACATCGCAAAAAGCCTGTAGTAATATATAGTTAAAGCACAAGGCCTCGGTGAGCCTGACTGGGGGGCGACATTTTTCAGATAATTTAGACGCTCTGTGAGATAAGGAATCGACTGCTATAGCAGGCAAATTTATTATCTCTCACAAGATAACGATCTCTCCGTCCTTTCGTGGTGAATGCAAAACCCTTTAGGTCCGTCTGCTCAAGAGTTAATCACTTTCCTGTCTTTTTATGAACacgaaacgaaacaaaaccTAGCCGTAATGAACACGATAtgtccaaaatagaaaacattgcAATATAAGCACTTGAAAGCTCTTGTCTTGGCTATTAAACTACAAAAGCGCCAATGGTTGAAAGTAAAATTCTATTCTTAACCTCGAATTTGGTAAATATCTTTTGGACTTAAATCATCCTTACcaaggaaaaaatttaaaactgagCGAAAACCTAGTTTAATACCGCGAATCCAACCTCGGTCTCTACGAAAACAACATGAACGTGTATTTCAAAATCCAATTTGGTGGAAGTTAAGACATATGTCATACGATAAAAAACCCTTGAGATTCAACAGAACACTACTGGGTCGCAGCCATTAATCAAAGACAAGATAGAGAGCGAAAGCTAAATAGCGTGAAGCTCTAACGTCGCCGTCATGGAGTTGGCTTTTATATAAATATCATGTGTTTGCCACACCAGACGAAACGATTTCGCTCGAAATTAAACCACGATACTCTGGATTTTCCCACAGTATAAACGAAGATTTTGTAAATTCTCCGACGTGACTGCGACcagaaaaaataatctaaaGCCTATTATGTGTTCTCGCCGACCCGAGAAATGACGGATTATATTTGGTACGAGTTGTCACTGAACACAATGAAACCCCAATACGGACAGACTTCATGGAGACGCAGATTGGTGTCCTTCCGACTTTCAGACTAGAAATGCggacaaatgaaaatttaacaGGCATGAAAAATAGCCGAATGTTTTTCTGttaaagaagaacaaaatgaatttcaccACGACAGCTTGAACAAACTCAATACGatttggtcaaaaaataataGCTACGCGACGtcaatttcttctttgaataAAAGATTTGCGCCTCTGGGATGGAGCGAGGATCTGTGATTTTCAGAAATGCTTGACAGAAAGAAGCTCTTCATGAGTTTTTGGCCCGCTGAGGTGGTCGAATTCCGAAAGAAGTTCGCATCTCCTGGGGAGTATACGACCTTTTGAAAACATAAACAGAAGTTCTGTAACTGCAATTAAAATTATAGGGTTACCAGATTACGGCCTAAAACTTCAAATCGTTGAATCACGGAAAAACCTTGGTCATATGGTTGTCCGAAAAGCACTCTCATATTCCAGAATTTTGTACGTTTTAGTGGCAAAATCAAGTTAGCAGTTAAAATTCCCCTTCTGTTGATAAGATTCCACGAATTTCAGAAGTTAGTCCATATCGGTAACGAACATGTTCtccttttaaaatttatagtTTTGACAGTCTCCCCCCAGCTGAGAAGCtagaacacaaaaaaaaagtatcgCCGAGTGCAGATGTGTTTGCCTGCAAGAATCTCGCATCTACACTAAAATAAATCACAGTAGTTCAATGAAAGCGAATACACAACGATGTGGATCGCGAATCTAGAGATTATCTTACCCTCCAAGCAGGCACCAAAGGTGGATCTACTTCAGCTTTGTAATGGAGTAAAAGTTCAACGCACATTGTGTGCCCATGCCGAACCGCTGTATGAAGTGGTCTCCAGCCACCATTTGCGGTGGCGTTTACATTCGCCCCATGTTGTAAAAGCACCTCTAAACAGTCCCTATGCCCATTCCGTGCTGCATAATGCAACGCCGTCCAGTGACTTCGCGTTGCGGCATTCACGTCTGCCCCATGGCTTATAAGCGCTTTCAAACAATCCACATAACCTTGTTCGGCCGCCTCGTGTAGAGGCGTTAAACCATCGTATGTCGATACGTTAACATTTGCGCGGTAGTTCAGTAGGATTTCGACGCATCTAAACTGACCGTGTCTTACGGCTTCGTGAAGCGCCGTTTTCCCGTACTTGTGGCACCCGTTGATCGGAGCGCCAGCCCTAAGTAATTCACGAAGATCTTTTTTCGAACCTTTGTAAGcagctcttttcaatttataCACCAAAACTTCAGGGCTGACTTCAAGTTCTCGCCTTGAACAAGGAGCGTTGCCCATCGTTATGGCTTTGAGATACGCGGTGAACAAGAAACGCTCCACTCTTTATGCTAGCGACATTCTGTCTGTCTAGACCTTATTACTACGTTGGTTTGTTGCCGTTCATTTTCAAGGGAGTACCCTTAGGccgaacaaaaacaaaacaaaacaaaagctctCCCTCTTGGGAGGGGACAGTCCGACacattttatttcacaaaCAAACACATACTGTCAAATCAAGAGACCAATGACCAATATCGTAAATCAGATTTTTATTTGTCACGTTCCATATTCATCCTATCTTCGAAACGAAATTGGACTCGATTTTTTACACGGTTTTAATTAAGTTTCTTTTCATAGACACCTCTGTCCTTGGAAGGGAAGGGAAAGATACATTAGCTATTTTCCATCGATAGGGAGGGTGTTTGGTTAATAAAACGGGGCGCGAATATGAAAAGTCCTAATTGCTCGGAACTCGTGCCATTTTTACATCTGAGATATTCTTATGAGTTATGTGAACCATTTACGATGATAAATTGGTCGCTTGCGCCCGAACGGCTATCTATTATCGTCTGTTGTAGACGTAAATACTGCGTGAAATCACCCCACCCtaaagcttctttttttactCCTTTGTGGCTACGACCGCCGACCTTTGATAGGTCGTCAAGAGTGTTTTGTCAAAGATGGCGCCCCGAGGACATTCGATAGCATGGCAAACAGAGAAGATCAGGGAttcatcattttcttgttGACTTGTAGGTCCGGCTGAAGTATGACGAAAATGAAAGATGCCTCTCCCGATaagctaaattttttttggagggtATCGAAACAACCTGGGTATTAATATTTTGCTAATTGAAAGTAATAGTTTGGCGATTTGATTCTTTTCAGACATCTGACGAGCGCAATTTCGAGTCCCTTTAGCGTAGACTGACGTTCGTATTGTGGTTTCTAATTTTCTAGCACTTATTTGTGGAACGCAAATTTCTCTCTGGTTTAAATATTAGATCAATTGAAGACAAAGCTTTCGTATTTGTTCTTTCGGCTTCCTTTCTTAAAGGACGTGTTGTATGCCCTCGGGTCAATTACCTATTCTTCAAGAGGCGCCAGCCTTCTGTGCTTAAAATTTATTCGCCTTCCAATGGCGGCACACGTGCATACGGAAATTGCCTCGTAATTTCCCGAGCGGTCAATTCTTTCCTTCTGTCGCATACCTCGAGGGAAAGAGCCAAGAGTTTTCCATGGCTCGATGAAAGATAGAATTTTTTGCCCACAAGAGAGCAAAATTCACCAATGAAATATTGATCGCAGAAAACATATCAACTAAGCGGATAGATTTCCACCATCAATTGGACGTGTTTAATTGGGCCAGTGTTTCTCGCGAATCGATGCGTAACGTTTCAACCTTAGTTGTTTAACACCATTTCTACGTTAATGAGTTTAGAATTTctgtgaaacaaaattcagCGTCGATTGCGCCGAAAAATTGTAGATAGAAAACTGAGCTGAAAGTTGCTGGCACGTAAAACTATGGCGGACAATGCTAGTCAGTCGACGCTAAGAAATTTTTAGCCAGTTCAGTGTACAcaattttatcatttcttcCGAAGTAGCTTTGAAAAGAACATAAACTACGTAAGACTGAAAGCTGCACTTTTTGTCCCCTCACAATTGTCATATGATGGACTACTTTAGCAGTGGACGTGACAATTGTAACAAATTCACCCGTAAGGGCTTTGTGCAGATTGCTGAAGGCCATCAAAATCATAGCCTTGTTGTCTGTGCGATATAGACAGCAAGTCTTGTGGGAATTTGGAAGTGCAATGCCCTCAAGTAATTTCCTTCTCTTTATTTCCATCGACTTGACTCTTGTTATATAAGACGAATGTCTTGGAGTTCTGAGCCCGAAGCGAGCTAAAAAAATGAGATATTAAGCAACGAACCGGACCACAATATCCctaatatgtatatattttttcgaCTTGTTGCATTTTCGGTGTTTAATATTGTTcatatttacaaaaattacgaaaatgccagggattttttttattgtggcGTGGTGgataaataacaaatttgcGACTGATTGACCTATCTGAACAAAGCTAAGTACATACGCGTGGAAAAACAGAATGTAGTAAGAGGCTCTGGTATTCACGTTGAGACAGGAGCCGTGGAGAACCAAATTTGACTCTGCTAATgcggttttcaaaatggcctgATTTCAGCGCAGTCATACAATGCAAGATTGTGTTCACTTCACAATATTCTCAATATAGacgtttttctttaaaaatagaGCAATTTACTCTCGTTTTATCGCTTTCTCTTAGTTACGTCCAGACGTTAATTGCTATTTTGTAAGGATTGTTTCCTAgtaacaattttgttttcataaaaaCGTGAGGGCGGCTAAGAAACTAGTACTCACAGTCTGCGACGCCAAGTTCATGAGATTCTACATACGAAACTGAACGAAGAAAAAGGGCTGAAAAGTATACTTTAGATATTGTGACTAACTGTCGCATACGAGAAATTTTACGGAGAAGTTCAGTTCACTTTTCATCAGCTTTGATAGCTCTTATACAAAGTAACTCAGAAATTTAACGTTTTTACACGGAAACCAAAAGTTATCATTCGGTATGATGCAACAACAAACCtctcagtttttgtttttcttcaaaccAGAAAATTTAAAGGTTTTGAGCcctaaaacaaacaacaaatccTGACCAACTTTTCTAATTTCGCCCTCATTGTTAAACTTCGTCGTTTGATAAAgaagttgttttcaaatttgagttTGAATGTGCAAAATCAATATCAACATCTTTAGAATTTGCTACCTGTTTGCAGTATTTTCGTTGAATTTAAGGTATGAAAACAATTCGGTAAAAAATTAACGAGGGattcacattaattttattcgtactttcagttttaatattgaaaataggaaattataaaatttagACTATTTGCTAATGGAAAATATTAAATGACAGAGGTAAAATTACAGACTagcaatttttaaagttgATGGAAATTATTGCCAACCGTCGCCTTAGAGTTATGCTTTTCCTTTCATGATTTATCCTTTTGCTCACAAACTTTTCTATgagaaatgtaaaaatttgAGTCAATCGTATTATTCAAGTCTGGGCCATCTTTTAATCTTGCAAAACTGTATTTTGTCGCAAGAACTTGACCTTAAAACATTCAATTTGCACTTTTTTCTGACATGAAATGTGAAACAATCATTTTGGCGGCTGAATTATAAACAGGGAGCGCATGTAATTACGGTgcaataaattttttattaggaTTTTGTTATAAAGGTCAGTTATTCGACCACAGTGGCACCTACTTGAGAGGTTCAATTCTTTAATTGAGACGCGGAGCACATTTCCTGAATACTAAATTAGCCACTTAAGTGTACTTGGCAAAGGCAGATGGTGTGAAGGCTACTTTCAGTCTAGAGGAAAGTCTCTGTTTTGAGCGACAATCATAACATGTTTTGCACTATTAGCTAAATACCCTAAACTCTTTTTGCTGATAAGTGATGTGCGACTGAAATCTACCCACAAACTCAAATAAAGCAGTTAcatattttcattatttacaCCGTTGCCTGGGGTaaccaataattgttttcgcTTTTTCTAAAGCGATACTATGGACTTCGCTTCATTTGTGAATACATATTGTCTACGAAGTTTGTCACTATATTTTGGAAGCAAAGTGATGAATTTCTGGAGAAGTTGTGGAGACAATTcactttgaaaagaaataaagcgCTAAGTAGAGTTTTCAATTGATAATTGTCTTCTGTCTGCAATCATTCAAGCAATTCTCAAAATGCTGTGCCCTTAGAAATTCAAGGTTCTATTCTTTGGGGATGTATAGTTAACTTATTGCACACAATTGGATTACTATAAGATCAGTCTTTATCTTCCATCCATATAAAACAGAACTGGGATTGCAGCTTTCAATTCTTTCGAGGATTGCAACTTTCTAGAGTTTTCTTGTAACAATTTTCTAAGGTTTTCGCGGGCTTacgctcgaaacgttagcTTTGTTaactcttcacggtggaaatttgactcttattGATACCAAACGTTAataaggagcttaagcaaacacgacgtcgacggaagcgagaacgtcatctgaaaatgtaacttcgcgtttctgcaatcatttttcaattattcaaagtcattatgtttcaaaaatgtgttctaactatcctagaattaaattggaaccaacgctagggacataagaagacaaaattgaacatttgtcatcatatgctctcGTCGTCCacagaactgcaaaacaggtcatttcacgtcgtagaaagaacgagaacgtctaaaaaatgtcaaaagatgaaaaatgcacgtgcaaagcgtgcaaaaataatgttttccgttgtcaaatatgcaaattttatggggtttttgttgccgtcgtcgtcgtgtttgcttaagctcccttctTATTGATACCAAACGTTAATGTTTCACTTCCCACTGACGCAGCTCCACATTTTCTTTCGAAACTGACCTACACCAAAGCAACCCAGGACAATGAGGTTTAAGGAACTCAACTGGTAGGAGGTAAACACTTCACTGTTTATGTGTTACTTGGAACGTGTGGTAAGTTGATTTCGGGACTATTCAGTTGGTGGTTAATGCGGCAGTACGACATGATTTCAACCTGAATGGCCCGTACCACATGTCAGAAAATGTCAGGGGTGATGGTACTTCCTGATAAATCttcttcttggataaggactataaagcgtaggccccgtctcacaataccctccatgtttataagttcaatgtggtGTGTTCAAGAAGACCCACACACTTTTCGagaagagtagggcatgaagaaGTTCCTGGCGTTGTTGCTGTCCTTTCTGAGTGTATGGGCGGTTGCAGGGAGGTGATACACTTTGCACGGGACATTGTTCGTatatcaccttgcacttctgtgcaaaacTGGATAAAAGTAAGTCCATcgtcaataaaaaa is a window of Acropora palmata chromosome 4, jaAcrPala1.3, whole genome shotgun sequence DNA encoding:
- the LOC141879242 gene encoding uncharacterized protein LOC141879242, with translation MGNAPCSRRELEVSPEVLVYKLKRAAYKGSKKDLRELLRAGAPINGCHKYGKTALHEAVRHGQFRCVEILLNYRANVNVSTYDGLTPLHEAAEQGYVDCLKALISHGADVNAATRSHWTALHYAARNGHRDCLEVLLQHGANVNATANGGWRPLHTAVRHGHTMCVELLLHYKAEVDPPLVPAWRIVQVPLHHAAEYGHLACLEALLRQGADVNSKTVEGWTAMHSAALYGRTSCVEALIRYGGDVNAKTIFITQGTSYNDTPLHLAARHNHKLCIRKLIQANANLWTKNCLGLTAERFVTDPRLRDWMESIQRRPLTLQLQCSAAIRKYLQPDKTKNAITLPLPPNLLRQVLFEQDIKKIV